The genomic stretch GAGAACGGGGATTGCAAAAAGGCCAAGAGAcaccttccaaagcagttccATGTTTGGCAGAGAAGTTTCCCTCCAGCAACCTGCTCCTGGGCAGAGTGAAAGAAGTGAGCCCTGCACAGCCGGACAGTCAGACCCGGGCTGACCGTGAGGACTGGGAAATGGTGTCTCGGCACTCGTCCTGGGGAGATGTTGGTTTGGGTGATGGTCTTGGGTCTCCAGTGTTAAGCTCTAAGCAGGGAAAGGACTGGGACAGAAGCATGCTGGTGGAAACAAGAGGTCAGAAAGAGCGTCGTCAAGTTAGTGTCAGGTTCCAGGTCCATTATATCACAAGTGCGGGTGTGCAGTTCATCGCCGTAACTGGAGACCACGAGAGTCTTGGGAGATGGAACGCttacatcccactccagtgcggCAGGGATGGGTTCTGGTCTCGTTCTGTGTCCCTGCCGGCAGACACGGTGGTGGAGTGGAAGTTTGTGGTGGTAGAGAACGGAGAAGTTGCTCGTTGGGAAGAATGCAGCAATAGATTCTTGGAGACTGGTCATGAGGATAAAGTGGTTCACAGGTGGTGGGGAATTCACTGAATCGCTTTGACAAACGGCCGAGGGGCTATGGGAGAACATGGAAGGGGCTAAGGTCGTGGAGCACCTGGAATAGTTTAAAATAAAGGAAGTGTAACTTCAAATCTAACCCCTCAGACTTGTTTCAAATTTGCTAGTGGCTTTTGTCTAATGTGTAGATAGTGCTTCCAGTGAGCATGGCATTTCCTGTGGCATTGCTGGATGGATTTATGCTGATCCATCATTACTTTAGGGCTTGGTTGTCTTGGGGAGTGGCTTGGCTAAGTGTGCAGTGGTCAGGGAGCACAGAAACCAACTTAACTGTGCAGGGTTTAGACTTGAGCCTTTCAGTGATTCTTAGACCAGGGGAGTAAAACAAGCCTTATTCAAAAAGAGCAGATTTCCTACTGGTGCAGCTGGAGAAATGCTCTCttacacattttatatttaaaaatcattagcaCCATATGGAACTGTGATGAGAAAATATCTGGTCACTAGATGTGATTAGCCAGGGTATGAAGCATTGCGTTAAGATTTCCCAatgtttttttttgcttgattttACTTGCCATGTATGGTTTGAAAGTAGCAAGTATGTTTTTGTCTTAATGATCAAAGGCTGGTGTAGAAACAGGGGCCTAATCAGAGTCTTTTACTGGGAGCAGtccaagaggaaagagaagacgAAGGGGGTTATGGTGGATGCTGAGCAAGGTGGTCTGACTGATGCCTCTTAGAGGGCTGGGGGCTATGGCACAGCCCACTCGAGGGTGGGGCGCCCCATCATTTCCTGGAAGGGCCTTTGGAGGACTGTCTTGCCCCACTGCTCGTCTCACAGCAGATTTGGGCTCACAGATGGATGGTCCCACAGCAATCATTTCACTGTCTTCCCTCTTCATGTCGGTGACGATCTTGGGTAACAAAGCTGTAACAGGAGAGTGATACAGAAATACATCTTTGCCCTGGGAAGAAACAACCTTTTAAACTTTGCcaatataactgaaaaaaaataataaaacctgagTTTAGTATCTTTATTAAATGTCTGAATTATTTGTATAAGTCTTAGTACCATAACCGATtagatgtaaaataaaatactaatatttttCTTCACTAATGACACAGAAAAAAGGGCGAACATCAAGAGGCATATATACTGTTCTCTTCCCTTTAAAGCTttagaatatttcttttaaaactttgccTTTGTTTGGAAGGATATTGTGCATGCCTGTACTTGAAAATTCTATgttaaaacaactttttattaAGTGTAATATTTATTGGCAAAATGACATTTAATCCTGGATGGTCTTTGCTAAAAAGAGCATCAACTCAACTGAAgatagtgttagaaagtgcttCAGTAACTTTTTTGGCTCAGAATACTTTTCCtttaattcacacacacacactttttttttttttacaaacttcATAATGGAATTTTATATTCCTTCCAGTCAGGTTTTCAGAAGACACTGACTTTTACTACATAGAATACCCAAGCGTTTCTATTAGGTAAAGTTAAAAGTAGAACAACTTATAGTAAAAACCTGTTGAGAGTTCTGTCACTAGCTATTTTATCATTATCTGATGAAGTAAAAATCTTTCAGTAAAGCCAGCTGATTTAAGAGATACATATTAAtactaaattttacatttttgaaactCATTTAAAATCAGATGTGCTTAGAGGGAAAAGTGGGAGGGCCGTGGGAAGACTTGGCATCTGCACTTAGGCTGAGCGTCACCTGCCGTCACAGGCCCCACAGTGCTTAAGCCCCGCTCACTAAACAGCAATGGGCGCTCCTGGCTGGAGGGCTGCTTTCCCTGCAGATCTTCACCCAGGCCTCTGTcctgtggctcctctgtcccctagGACCTCCCTCTCCTCTGTAACCAGTCCatggaaagggaaataaaagactCCACTAGAACTCAGGGCCAGAGGCTGCCCCAGACGGCTGTGTCCTGGTGTCATTACTGAGGCCCGGTCAGGCGGCTATATGTAGattggaggggggcgggggggtttGCTGGGAACAGAGCCATTAGCAGGGCCGCGGTTTCTCAGGGACATCTGTACTGGGGGAGGGGAACAcgggctttgttttatttttggacaGGCTGGCTTCTGTAAATTGTTTCTGTTGTCCCTGAcacaatttaaacatttttgtatctGTTCTGGTCTCCTTTCATTGGGTTCCCATCCTGTAGTATAATAAATACATGTGGTCTTTGTTCCTGATAATTTCCTGAGAGATGGTAGTATCTTCTGTTATTCATTATGCGGCCCCTTAGACCATGCCTGAGTTTCTGCTAGTGAGGTGACTTAGGTGGGGTCCCTAGACAGCCTCAGGTCACGGCTGGCCACCAGAGAGACCAAGTGGGATCGCAGGCTTGCCActttcagccccacacaccaatctccaggctggggagggggccagaGATGAAGCTCTGGAGACACTCTTGAATGATGGCACTTAATGAGCTTCTGGGTGGGAGGATCCATCAAGGGGCTGGGAGCCCTGAGAGGGCATGGAAGTGCCACACCCCCATC from Capricornis sumatraensis isolate serow.1 chromosome 7, serow.2, whole genome shotgun sequence encodes the following:
- the STBD1 gene encoding starch-binding domain-containing protein 1, producing MGAVWSALLVGGGLAGALFVWLLRDSGKEGNAEQRKDAPPREAAAPGDQGGGGGGLSPGPSAKPEHLQESNGCLVSETKGPGDLPGEAWRQQSPSGEAGNPDSSRAHVPSGPFPDMESLPTSETGNSDVSRHESLGSPMGERGLQKGQETPSKAVPCLAEKFPSSNLLLGRVKEVSPAQPDSQTRADREDWEMVSRHSSWGDVGLGDGLGSPVLSSKQGKDWDRSMLVETRGQKERRQVSVRFQVHYITSAGVQFIAVTGDHESLGRWNAYIPLQCGRDGFWSRSVSLPADTVVEWKFVVVENGEVARWEECSNRFLETGHEDKVVHRWWGIH